A region from the Peromyscus maniculatus bairdii isolate BWxNUB_F1_BW_parent chromosome 5, HU_Pman_BW_mat_3.1, whole genome shotgun sequence genome encodes:
- the LOC102913850 gene encoding uncharacterized protein LOC102913850: MSHGFDKEQVDEFHAAFDRFDKNKDGHISVQELGDVMKQLGKNLSEEELKALISKVDTDQDGTISFDEFLAAMAKYKRGSTEQELRAVFSVFDQNGDGHITVEELKQAMDQLGEKLSQEELDAMIREADADQDGRVNYDEFVRIFLEK; encoded by the coding sequence ATGTCTCACGGGTTTGATAAGGAGCAGGTGGACGAGTTCCATGCAGCCTTTGATAGATTTGACAAGAACAAGGACGGCCACATCAGTGTCCAGGAACTGGGTGATGTGATGAAGCAGCTGGGTAAGAACCTCTCAGAGGAAGAACTGAAGGCGCTCATCTCCAAGGTGGACACAGACCAAGATGGCACCATCAGCTTTGACGAATTCTTGGCAGCCATGGCCAAGTACAAGAGAGGGAGCACTGAGCAGGAGCTGCGGGCTGTGTTCAGTGTCTTTGACCAGAATGGTGATGGCCACATCACTGTGGAGGAGCTCAAGCAGGCCATGGATCAGCTGGGCGAGAAGCTTTCACAGGAGGAGCTGGATGCCATGATCCGTGAGGCTGATGCGGACCAGGATGGGAGGGTGAACTATGATGAGTTTGTGCGCATCTTCCTTGAGAAGTGA